The following proteins are encoded in a genomic region of Terriglobia bacterium:
- the nusA gene encoding transcription termination factor NusA, producing MSNIITQTIEQISKEKNIDPKVIIDALEDAMVAAARKNYKTNEDINARFDSETGMVEIFAVYRVVEHVENPSLEISLEEAKKIDESLELDDTVEMPKPMDVLGRIAAQTAKQVILQKVREAERQNIFNEYSQKIGELVNGVIKRFEGPDMIVDIGKTEALLPLREQSRAETYKQGERVRAVIVKVLPVAKGPQVILSRTDSQLLIRLFEMEIPEIYDGTILVKNAVHEPGDRAKVAVASLDRDVDPVGACVGMKGSRINSIIRELRGEKIDIVQWSDDAAQYAANALNPAKISKVLIIDPAEKRMEVIVEEKQQSLAIGKKGQNVRLASKLIGWQIDVKSEEQKKQEVLSVMESLTSSSTTLGELEGISDRILEKLREAGIENVERILELGESKLIEIPGVGEKTAAKIMEAARDLFEEVEIEVPEGIELPTAIQAPGTQETGQPAPAGETTEPEKAVEEAESGAAGADQAGNGTAAPAAAPDEPAIEAGPDSPEGEDKSD from the coding sequence ATGTCAAACATCATCACTCAAACCATCGAGCAGATAAGCAAGGAAAAGAACATCGATCCCAAGGTCATCATCGATGCGTTGGAAGATGCCATGGTGGCCGCGGCTCGAAAAAACTACAAGACCAACGAGGACATCAACGCGCGGTTTGACTCCGAAACCGGGATGGTGGAGATCTTTGCCGTGTATCGCGTCGTCGAGCATGTCGAAAATCCAAGCCTGGAAATTTCCCTGGAGGAAGCGAAGAAGATTGATGAGAGCCTGGAGCTGGATGACACGGTCGAGATGCCCAAGCCCATGGACGTGCTGGGGCGGATCGCCGCACAAACCGCGAAACAGGTGATTCTGCAGAAGGTCCGCGAGGCGGAACGCCAGAACATCTTCAACGAGTATTCTCAGAAGATCGGCGAGCTGGTCAACGGCGTGATCAAGCGCTTCGAAGGCCCGGACATGATTGTCGACATCGGAAAAACCGAGGCACTGCTGCCGCTGCGCGAGCAGTCGCGGGCCGAGACCTACAAGCAGGGAGAGCGCGTGCGCGCCGTTATCGTCAAGGTCCTCCCGGTTGCCAAAGGACCCCAGGTAATTCTCTCGCGCACGGATTCGCAGCTGCTGATCCGCCTGTTCGAGATGGAGATCCCGGAAATCTACGACGGCACCATCCTGGTCAAGAACGCCGTCCATGAACCGGGTGATCGTGCCAAGGTCGCGGTAGCGTCGCTGGACCGCGATGTCGATCCCGTGGGCGCATGCGTGGGCATGAAAGGTTCGCGCATCAACTCCATCATCCGCGAGCTGCGCGGCGAGAAGATCGACATTGTGCAGTGGTCCGATGATGCCGCGCAGTATGCCGCCAATGCCCTAAATCCGGCCAAAATCTCCAAGGTTCTGATCATCGATCCCGCCGAGAAACGAATGGAGGTCATCGTCGAGGAAAAACAGCAGTCCCTGGCGATCGGAAAGAAGGGGCAAAACGTGCGTCTGGCATCAAAGCTGATCGGATGGCAGATCGACGTCAAGAGCGAAGAACAGAAGAAACAGGAAGTGCTCAGCGTCATGGAGTCGCTCACCTCGTCATCCACCACGCTGGGCGAGCTGGAGGGGATCAGCGACCGCATTCTCGAAAAACTGCGCGAAGCCGGAATTGAAAACGTCGAGAGAATCCTGGAACTGGGCGAAAGCAAGCTCATCGAGATCCCGGGTGTGGGTGAGAAGACGGCGGCAAAGATCATGGAAGCCGCGCGTGACCTCTTTGAAGAGGTAGAGATCGAGGTCCCCGAAGGAATCGAGTTGCCCACGGCGATCCAAGCCCCCGGAACGCAGGAAACGGGACAGCCGGCGCCGGCGGGCGAGACGACTGAGCCGGAAAAAGCGGTGGAGGAAGCCGAATCTGGTGCGGCGGGCGCAGATCAGGCAGGAAACGGGACAGCGGCACCCGCGGCCGCGCCCGATGAGCCCGCAATAGAAGCCGGTCCCGACTCCCCGGAAGGGGAGGACAAGAGCGATTGA
- a CDS encoding ribosome maturation factor RimP: MNQRENLEAKIQGCAEQLAASMEFEIVLVEIKGGSNRPIVRTYIDRPGGVTLADCERFSKRLSVLLDVEDWIPFSYTLEVSSPGLDRPLVKEADFLRFAGKHARVRTRSPIEGQRNFKGKILGVAQSRVELELAQGRKADIAVEDIEKANLMIEI, from the coding sequence ATGAACCAGAGGGAGAATCTGGAAGCCAAGATTCAGGGCTGCGCCGAGCAGCTTGCGGCATCGATGGAGTTTGAAATCGTCCTCGTTGAAATCAAAGGTGGCAGCAACCGCCCCATAGTGAGAACATATATAGACCGACCTGGGGGCGTTACCCTGGCTGATTGTGAACGCTTTAGCAAGCGGCTTTCCGTGCTGCTGGACGTCGAGGACTGGATACCATTCAGCTACACCTTGGAAGTATCGTCGCCGGGATTGGATCGGCCCCTCGTAAAGGAAGCGGATTTTCTGCGTTTCGCCGGGAAGCATGCCCGGGTGCGCACACGCAGTCCTATTGAAGGGCAAAGGAATTTCAAGGGTAAGATTCTCGGGGTGGCCCAGAGCAGGGTGGAGCTCGAATTGGCTCAGGGAAGGAAGGCCGACATCGCTGTTGAAGATATCGAGAAAGCGAATCTCATGATTGAGATTTAG
- the truB gene encoding tRNA pseudouridine(55) synthase TruB, with product MDGVLVVDKPEGWTSHDVVAKVRNITRVKKVGHTGTLDPFATGVLPLTLGRATRLTSYFLSSDKTYHGVIRFGFATTTFDRDGEPTGGDARPQIDSARVEEIFTHYLGTVRQTQPPYSAKKVHGKPMYQYARKGVMLNAETKEVTIKLLKLLRVQESEAEFELCCTAGTYARSLAHDVGREYGCGAHLVRLRRTRSGEFPIESATPLTEGDRFYPRDFFANRIIPMRDLLLELPAIRISSGDCDKVRHGMDLNLLTSSWDVDEYRLLDESGELIALAQRVQTFVSPVAQPVRWIRIHPRINFE from the coding sequence ATGGACGGGGTGCTCGTTGTCGACAAGCCGGAGGGTTGGACGTCCCACGACGTGGTGGCCAAGGTTCGCAATATCACCAGGGTCAAAAAGGTAGGGCACACCGGCACCCTCGATCCCTTTGCTACCGGCGTGCTGCCGCTGACTCTCGGCCGCGCCACGCGCCTGACGAGCTATTTCCTGTCATCCGACAAGACCTATCACGGCGTCATCCGGTTCGGCTTTGCCACCACCACCTTCGATCGCGACGGCGAGCCCACGGGCGGGGACGCCCGCCCCCAGATCGATTCCGCCCGCGTCGAGGAGATCTTCACTCACTATCTCGGGACCGTGCGCCAGACCCAGCCTCCCTACTCGGCGAAAAAAGTTCACGGCAAGCCGATGTACCAGTATGCCCGGAAGGGCGTAATGCTGAATGCGGAAACCAAAGAAGTCACGATCAAGCTGCTGAAACTGCTGCGCGTGCAGGAGAGCGAGGCGGAGTTCGAGCTCTGCTGCACGGCCGGGACCTACGCGCGCAGCCTGGCGCACGATGTCGGCCGCGAATACGGCTGCGGGGCCCATCTGGTGCGGCTCCGGCGCACCCGGAGCGGAGAATTCCCCATCGAATCGGCCACGCCTCTGACCGAGGGCGACCGCTTCTATCCACGCGATTTCTTTGCGAATCGCATCATCCCCATGCGCGACCTGCTGCTGGAGTTGCCCGCCATCCGGATCTCCTCGGGCGATTGCGACAAGGTCAGGCACGGCATGGACTTGAATCTGCTCACTTCCTCATGGGACGTCGACGAGTACCGGTTGCTGGACGAGAGCGGCGAGCTTATCGCTCTGGCCCAGCGCGTGCAGACGTTCGTATCTCCGGTCGCACAACCGGTACGCTGGATCCGCATCCACCCCCGAATCAACTTCGAATGA
- the ispE gene encoding 4-(cytidine 5'-diphospho)-2-C-methyl-D-erythritol kinase, which yields MRPSPIRIRSFAKVNLALAVLGKRADGYHEIRTVFQSITLHDELEIQPSPRLELCCRNLAAVPTEENTVWRAATALARAGSPASGARICLKKQIPPGSGLGGGSSNAAAALLGLCRFWHLEVPPAELHALAATIGSDVPFFLQGGTALGIGRGEEIYPLPELRPAHLVVVYPGIQISTAAAYQSLSLLLTSRQNANKIQDFCGRLKDGSGCPAEIFNDFETSILPAYPAVKEAKHFLNQRGATATLLSGSGSSVFGFFSDEESALAASRSSDARESWRVFPTKTLSRAEFFQSMFG from the coding sequence GTGAGACCATCACCGATCCGAATCCGCTCTTTCGCCAAAGTAAATCTGGCCCTGGCGGTGCTGGGAAAGCGCGCCGACGGCTACCACGAGATCCGCACTGTATTTCAGAGCATCACCCTGCATGATGAACTGGAAATCCAGCCCAGCCCGCGCCTGGAACTGTGCTGCCGGAATCTGGCCGCAGTGCCGACGGAGGAAAACACGGTCTGGCGCGCGGCCACAGCCCTGGCTCGCGCCGGATCCCCGGCTTCGGGAGCCCGGATCTGCCTGAAAAAGCAGATTCCCCCCGGATCAGGATTGGGGGGAGGCAGCAGCAACGCCGCGGCGGCACTGCTCGGCCTCTGCCGGTTCTGGCACCTCGAAGTTCCCCCGGCCGAGCTCCATGCGCTTGCTGCTACGATCGGCTCCGATGTGCCATTTTTCCTTCAAGGCGGAACTGCGCTGGGGATCGGCCGGGGGGAGGAAATCTATCCCCTGCCGGAGCTCCGGCCGGCTCATCTTGTCGTGGTGTACCCCGGGATCCAAATTTCCACTGCGGCAGCCTATCAGTCTCTGAGTTTGCTGTTGACTTCCCGGCAGAACGCCAATAAAATTCAGGATTTCTGCGGCCGACTGAAAGATGGTAGCGGGTGCCCGGCCGAGATCTTTAATGATTTCGAGACTTCGATCCTCCCTGCGTATCCGGCTGTGAAGGAAGCCAAACACTTCCTGAATCAGCGGGGAGCGACAGCCACCCTGCTGTCCGGCAGCGGATCCTCTGTCTTCGGATTCTTCTCTGATGAGGAGTCAGCTCTCGCAGCCTCGCGCAGTTCTGACGCGCGGGAGTCTTGGCGAGTGTTTCCGACGAAGACCCTTTCTCGTGCAGAGTTTTTCCAAAGCATGTTCGGGTAG
- the infB gene encoding translation initiation factor IF-2, whose amino-acid sequence MDKITVGELATECSVQNGVILSELKRLGLYVFSPSATIDASFAETIRKKILSQREAAEAKRAEAEKKKEKEAEAARKAEKKAVKEPEAEKEPAAHRVSAKASPAAAEAPAAKAPPPRKGKKAAPVEVKKEVEEPAKPSLAPRKGRKHYDREIAGLVEAVPIEALKPPEPPSLVEAAREHLVKPELAPKEAAAPPVEIKPEEIEARPAAEHPAVVPHLPAEVPAPPPAVPGEGAPPEEHAAPAAEAALPSGMVSKKVVVRKTKSKILMRTSTEKVVTPEISDRILRGLREEKPTAARAIAPARPLKRKRLDRAEAPAAKVVEFPRPPISPEEFKPISITEGVTLKELAEKMDIKSKYIIQKLISKGILASINQTLDLDVAKEVCAEFGFKADVISFEQEAESKQEIVDRAEDHIPRSPVVTIMGHVDHGKTSLLDAIRETSVAASEAGGITQHIGAYQVDIKGRGITFLDTPGHEAFTLMRARGAQVTDIVVLVVAADDGVMPQTIEAIHHAKAANVPIIVAINKIDKPGSQPDRVKQVLSEQGLLAEDWGGDVVTVPVSAKMRTNLDLLLEMILLVADIKDLKANPKRLAAGVVLEAKVDKGRGCVATVLVQNGSLHLGDAFVAGAVHGRVRALINDRGLHNSEAGPSVPVEIQGLQDLPQAGDTFQVFEDAAKARQVAEYRQAKLREQSLRSSARLSLQALYQQMREGKVKELPLILKADVQGSVEVLTDMLNKLSTDKVKVRILHGGAGAVTETDVLLASASNAIIIGFSVRPERKAQELAENEGVEIRVYTVIYNVANDIKNAMIGMLEATTHEKYLGRAEVRDTFKVPKYGFVAGSYIVDGIIRRNAEIRLLRDNVVIHEGKIGSLRRFKDDVSEVKSGYECGIAFEHFSDVKIGDVIEAYVIEKVQPTSL is encoded by the coding sequence ATGGATAAAATTACGGTCGGAGAACTGGCGACGGAGTGCTCGGTTCAGAACGGAGTGATACTCTCTGAACTGAAGCGGCTGGGGCTCTATGTGTTTTCACCCAGCGCGACGATCGACGCCAGTTTTGCCGAGACCATCCGCAAGAAAATCCTCTCGCAGCGCGAAGCCGCGGAAGCCAAACGCGCGGAAGCGGAAAAGAAAAAAGAGAAGGAAGCCGAGGCTGCCCGCAAGGCCGAGAAAAAAGCGGTTAAGGAGCCGGAGGCTGAGAAAGAGCCCGCCGCCCATCGCGTTTCAGCCAAGGCCTCGCCGGCTGCGGCCGAAGCCCCGGCAGCCAAGGCGCCACCGCCGCGCAAAGGGAAAAAGGCCGCACCTGTCGAGGTCAAAAAAGAGGTCGAGGAGCCGGCCAAACCCTCTCTGGCGCCCAGGAAAGGGCGCAAGCACTACGACCGGGAGATTGCCGGTCTCGTGGAAGCGGTCCCGATCGAAGCTCTGAAGCCGCCGGAACCGCCTTCTCTGGTCGAGGCAGCCCGGGAGCATCTCGTCAAGCCCGAACTCGCGCCTAAGGAAGCGGCTGCGCCTCCGGTCGAAATCAAGCCCGAGGAGATCGAAGCCAGACCGGCTGCAGAGCATCCGGCAGTCGTGCCGCACCTCCCTGCCGAAGTGCCGGCCCCGCCTCCGGCCGTACCCGGTGAGGGCGCGCCGCCCGAGGAACATGCGGCCCCGGCCGCGGAAGCCGCGCTTCCTTCGGGGATGGTTTCCAAGAAGGTCGTGGTTCGAAAGACCAAGTCCAAGATTCTCATGCGTACGAGCACCGAAAAGGTCGTCACTCCTGAGATCTCGGACCGCATCCTGCGGGGTCTGCGCGAAGAGAAGCCGACAGCGGCGCGCGCCATTGCTCCCGCCCGGCCGCTGAAGAGAAAGAGGCTCGACAGAGCGGAAGCCCCGGCTGCAAAAGTGGTGGAGTTTCCGCGTCCGCCCATATCACCAGAGGAGTTTAAGCCAATTAGCATAACCGAAGGCGTGACGCTCAAAGAACTCGCAGAGAAGATGGACATCAAGTCCAAGTACATCATCCAAAAGCTCATTTCCAAGGGAATCCTGGCCTCGATCAATCAGACACTGGACCTCGACGTCGCCAAGGAAGTCTGTGCCGAGTTCGGTTTCAAGGCTGATGTTATCAGCTTCGAGCAGGAAGCGGAGAGCAAGCAGGAAATCGTGGACCGGGCCGAAGACCATATCCCCCGTTCGCCCGTGGTGACGATCATGGGTCACGTGGATCACGGCAAGACCTCGCTGCTGGATGCCATCCGTGAGACCAGCGTGGCGGCATCCGAGGCAGGGGGAATCACCCAGCATATCGGCGCCTACCAGGTCGACATCAAAGGGCGCGGCATCACTTTCCTCGATACGCCGGGCCACGAGGCATTCACCTTGATGCGCGCGCGCGGTGCCCAGGTGACCGACATTGTGGTGCTCGTCGTAGCCGCCGATGACGGTGTGATGCCCCAGACGATTGAGGCCATCCACCATGCCAAGGCCGCCAACGTCCCGATCATTGTCGCCATCAACAAAATCGACAAGCCGGGCTCCCAGCCGGACCGGGTCAAACAGGTGCTGTCCGAGCAGGGACTGCTGGCCGAGGATTGGGGCGGAGATGTGGTCACGGTCCCGGTCTCGGCCAAGATGAGAACCAACCTGGATCTGCTCCTGGAGATGATCCTCCTGGTGGCCGACATCAAGGATCTCAAGGCCAATCCCAAACGACTGGCCGCGGGTGTCGTTCTGGAGGCCAAGGTGGACAAAGGCCGCGGGTGCGTCGCCACCGTCCTCGTGCAGAATGGATCCCTCCACCTGGGGGATGCCTTCGTCGCCGGCGCGGTCCATGGCCGGGTCCGTGCCCTCATCAACGATCGCGGCCTTCACAACAGCGAGGCCGGACCGTCCGTGCCCGTGGAAATCCAGGGATTGCAGGATCTGCCCCAGGCCGGCGACACGTTCCAGGTTTTCGAAGATGCCGCCAAGGCGCGGCAGGTGGCCGAGTACCGCCAGGCCAAGCTGCGCGAGCAGTCGCTGCGCTCTTCGGCGCGCCTGTCATTGCAGGCTCTCTACCAACAGATGAGGGAAGGGAAAGTCAAAGAGCTTCCGCTCATTCTCAAGGCCGACGTGCAGGGCTCGGTGGAAGTCCTCACGGACATGCTCAACAAACTCAGCACCGACAAGGTCAAGGTCCGGATTCTGCACGGCGGAGCGGGCGCCGTCACGGAAACGGATGTGCTCCTGGCATCGGCTTCGAATGCCATCATCATCGGCTTCAGTGTCCGGCCCGAGCGCAAGGCCCAGGAGCTCGCGGAAAACGAAGGGGTCGAGATCCGGGTCTATACCGTCATATATAATGTCGCGAACGACATCAAGAATGCGATGATCGGCATGCTCGAGGCCACGACTCACGAAAAGTACCTCGGCCGCGCAGAGGTCCGGGATACGTTCAAGGTCCCCAAGTATGGATTCGTCGCGGGATCCTACATCGTCGATGGCATCATCCGGCGGAACGCTGAGATCCGCCTGCTCCGCGACAACGTGGTTATTCACGAGGGGAAGATCGGCTCCCTGCGTCGCTTCAAGGACGATGTCTCGGAGGTCAAGTCCGGCTACGAGTGCGGAATCGCGTTCGAACATTTTTCCGATGTCAAAATCGGAGACGTCATTGAGGCCTACGTCATCGAAAAGGTTCAGCCCACATCACTTTGA
- a CDS encoding tetratricopeptide repeat protein, translated as MKSNFRQICGRTTLLFITIICAVLVFAGTQVRTAAQNPVDLDKALQEKPVQDRAQSYYHYALAKWYDNQENLPRALSEMQLAVRFNDNDASVHVALADLLVRMNRIADATDEAQKASKLDPKDPEPHWVLATIFLRSAETGRGRQASPDAVKQAVKELEAMKEVAPTDQRAYFALGGCYMELGQPEKAIPFYERWQTLVPDSDQGYVTIAQYYERQGIQDKAIEYLRKAVETQPDSVQSMAMLAGLYAKAKREKEAIPLYRKIIELTGGSPELKRQLASTLLDAQEFTEATGLLGELAKDDPQDTSVRVMMARAQVGARQFAEAIENLKSLVASDPDNIEALFYLGAAYEQASQPAEAVKIFGKLVDQAKGGSDELKNNMAVFQQNLAASYQDMGEYQKAIAIYEEMVKSDPSPHTYFLLINAYRIDKQYDKALSLGKPQFEKNPKDDNLALVYARTLADSGKTKEGAEILDKMLQSKPSNLDIYINLSQIYVQARRFGEAEKVLRRAEEQKLDKERLKFQLATVYDKQKDYDRAESLLKEILKEDPKDGPTLNYIGYMLADRGVRLEEAVKYVQEALILEPNNPAYLDSLGWAFFKLNDLKMAEKYLLQAGDMEKKDPVIQDHIGDLYFKIGNLEKAQEFWKKSLSNGGEDEDVKKVREKLDKVQETLRKQKRSE; from the coding sequence ATGAAATCTAATTTCCGGCAGATTTGCGGGCGCACCACGCTCCTTTTCATCACGATTATCTGCGCTGTCCTGGTGTTTGCCGGTACTCAGGTGCGCACGGCGGCTCAGAATCCCGTCGATCTCGACAAGGCACTGCAGGAAAAACCGGTGCAGGACCGCGCCCAGAGCTATTACCACTATGCCCTGGCCAAGTGGTATGACAATCAGGAAAACCTGCCGAGAGCGCTGTCGGAAATGCAGTTGGCGGTGCGGTTTAACGATAATGATGCCAGCGTTCACGTAGCCTTGGCCGACCTTCTGGTGCGGATGAACCGGATCGCCGATGCCACGGACGAGGCTCAAAAGGCATCCAAGCTGGATCCGAAAGACCCCGAGCCCCACTGGGTACTTGCGACCATTTTCCTCAGGTCGGCGGAGACCGGGCGGGGACGCCAGGCTTCGCCCGATGCCGTCAAGCAGGCGGTCAAGGAGTTGGAGGCGATGAAGGAGGTGGCGCCGACCGATCAGCGCGCCTACTTCGCCCTCGGTGGCTGCTATATGGAGCTGGGACAGCCCGAAAAGGCGATTCCATTCTACGAGCGCTGGCAGACTCTGGTGCCCGACAGCGATCAAGGATACGTGACCATCGCCCAGTACTACGAGCGCCAGGGCATCCAGGATAAGGCCATTGAATACCTCCGGAAGGCAGTCGAGACCCAGCCCGATTCCGTTCAGAGCATGGCGATGCTCGCCGGTCTGTATGCCAAAGCGAAACGCGAGAAGGAAGCCATTCCTCTCTATCGCAAGATCATCGAGTTGACGGGCGGATCCCCCGAGCTAAAGAGACAACTTGCCTCCACGCTCCTCGACGCCCAGGAGTTTACCGAGGCCACCGGCCTCCTAGGCGAATTGGCGAAAGACGATCCGCAAGACACATCCGTCAGGGTCATGATGGCTCGCGCTCAGGTGGGCGCACGCCAGTTCGCCGAAGCCATCGAGAACCTGAAATCCCTGGTTGCGAGCGATCCGGATAATATTGAAGCCCTTTTTTATCTGGGAGCCGCCTATGAGCAGGCCAGCCAGCCTGCCGAGGCGGTCAAGATCTTCGGCAAGCTGGTCGATCAAGCCAAAGGAGGCTCTGACGAGCTGAAGAACAACATGGCTGTCTTTCAGCAGAACCTGGCCGCCTCCTATCAGGATATGGGGGAGTACCAGAAGGCCATCGCAATTTATGAGGAGATGGTCAAAAGCGATCCATCGCCCCACACCTACTTCCTGCTGATCAACGCCTATCGTATCGACAAGCAGTACGACAAAGCGCTGAGCCTCGGAAAACCACAATTCGAAAAGAATCCCAAGGACGATAACCTGGCGCTGGTCTACGCGCGCACCCTCGCCGACTCCGGGAAGACCAAGGAGGGAGCCGAAATTCTGGATAAGATGCTTCAGAGCAAACCCTCCAATCTGGATATCTATATCAACCTCAGCCAGATCTACGTGCAGGCCCGGCGCTTCGGCGAAGCGGAAAAAGTTCTGCGCCGCGCCGAGGAGCAGAAGCTCGACAAGGAGCGCTTGAAGTTTCAGCTGGCGACGGTCTATGACAAACAGAAGGACTATGACCGGGCCGAGTCGCTGCTCAAGGAGATTCTCAAGGAAGATCCCAAGGACGGACCGACCTTGAATTACATCGGCTACATGCTTGCCGACCGCGGCGTGCGCCTCGAAGAGGCGGTCAAGTACGTTCAGGAAGCGTTAATTCTGGAACCCAACAACCCTGCCTATCTGGATTCGCTCGGCTGGGCCTTTTTCAAACTGAATGACCTGAAGATGGCGGAGAAGTACCTCCTGCAGGCAGGAGATATGGAGAAGAAGGATCCGGTAATCCAGGATCACATCGGGGATCTTTACTTCAAGATCGGCAACCTCGAAAAGGCCCAGGAGTTCTGGAAGAAGTCGCTCAGCAACGGCGGCGAAGATGAGGATGTGAAGAAGGTCCGGGAAAAACTGGATAAGGTGCAGGAGACCCTGCGCAAGCAGAAGCGTTCCGAGTGA
- a CDS encoding DUF503 domain-containing protein — translation MPIAYCVLDIYLPYSQSLKDKRMVLRKAQDRLRARTNFSIAEMDYQDLWQRSRLAAVTVSSDNSTLERVTQQFVREAENILEDLLVNCQVSYIDP, via the coding sequence ATGCCCATCGCCTATTGTGTTCTCGATATCTACCTTCCCTACTCGCAGTCCCTCAAGGACAAGCGTATGGTGTTGCGCAAGGCCCAGGACCGGCTGCGCGCGCGCACTAACTTCTCGATCGCCGAGATGGACTATCAGGATCTGTGGCAGAGGTCCAGGCTCGCAGCCGTTACCGTCAGTTCCGACAACAGCACACTGGAGCGGGTGACACAACAGTTCGTGCGCGAGGCGGAGAACATACTGGAAGACCTGCTCGTGAACTGCCAGGTTTCCTATATTGACCCTTGA
- the rbfA gene encoding 30S ribosome-binding factor RbfA, producing MQPTRRNQRLALEIQHEISLILSRDLKDRRVGFVTVTGVDMSPDLRHAKVFVSTMGSEAEKKASLQILNHAAGWIRHELGQRIRMKFLPEIVFRTDSSQEYGERIDQLLDETRKTSGE from the coding sequence ATGCAACCAACACGCAGAAACCAGAGGCTGGCATTGGAAATCCAGCACGAGATCAGCCTGATCCTTTCCCGGGATCTCAAGGACCGGAGGGTCGGCTTCGTTACGGTCACCGGCGTCGACATGAGCCCGGATCTCCGCCATGCCAAAGTCTTCGTTTCCACCATGGGGAGTGAAGCCGAGAAGAAGGCAAGCCTGCAAATCCTCAATCATGCTGCCGGCTGGATCCGACACGAGTTGGGCCAGCGGATCCGTATGAAGTTCTTGCCCGAAATTGTCTTCAGGACGGACAGTTCGCAGGAGTATGGGGAACGCATCGACCAGTTGCTGGATGAAACCAGGAAAACGAGCGGCGAGTGA
- a CDS encoding helix-hairpin-helix domain-containing protein, with protein sequence MRSKRMHLAWALILCLGLALAPAAALAQKSKAISTEKVNLNTATAEQLQTLPGIGPALAKTIIEHRTKSGKFNKIEELLNVKGVGEKKFQKIKDRLVV encoded by the coding sequence ATGAGATCAAAAAGAATGCACCTGGCCTGGGCCTTGATTCTCTGCCTGGGCTTGGCACTGGCGCCCGCGGCGGCCTTGGCTCAGAAGTCCAAGGCGATATCGACCGAAAAAGTGAACCTGAATACCGCCACGGCTGAACAACTCCAGACCTTGCCGGGAATCGGGCCGGCGCTGGCAAAGACCATCATCGAGCACCGCACCAAGAGCGGGAAATTCAACAAGATCGAAGAATTGCTCAACGTCAAGGGCGTAGGCGAAAAGAAGTTCCAGAAGATAAAGGACCGTCTGGTCGTATAG